A part of Paenarthrobacter sp. A20 genomic DNA contains:
- the proB gene encoding glutamate 5-kinase has product MTTRTINAPTTAEGLERQALATAKRIVVKVGSSSLTSIKGGISEKSLAGLVDALADKRNAGTEIILVSSGAIAAGLAPLGLAKRPKDLATQQAAASVGQGLLMARYTQAFSAHGVTVSQVLLTADDLMRRTQHTNAFRALDRLLNLGVVPVVNENDTVATHEIRFGDNDRLAALVAHLVRADALVLLSDVDALYDGPPSQGAKRIPLVRGPQDLEDVTIGKAGKAGVGTGGMMTKVEAASIAAGSGIHALVTSTANAAAALAGEDVGTWFAVNGNRKPVRLLWLAHLATVHGRLMLDDGAVKAVRDRHRSLLPAGISDVSGDFEAGDPVEMIAHDGTVVARGLVNYSSDELPRMLGRTTQELGQALGRGYDREVVHVDDLVLLRSSRSSKLGA; this is encoded by the coding sequence ATGACGACTAGGACCATCAACGCTCCGACAACGGCTGAGGGCCTGGAACGCCAGGCCCTCGCCACCGCAAAGCGGATTGTGGTCAAGGTGGGGTCTTCCTCGCTGACCAGCATCAAAGGTGGCATCTCCGAGAAGTCCCTTGCCGGACTGGTGGATGCCCTCGCCGACAAGCGGAATGCCGGCACCGAAATCATTCTGGTGTCCTCCGGTGCCATCGCTGCAGGCTTGGCTCCGCTGGGCCTGGCGAAACGGCCCAAGGACCTTGCAACCCAGCAGGCCGCAGCAAGCGTTGGCCAGGGACTCCTCATGGCGCGTTATACCCAGGCGTTCAGTGCCCACGGCGTCACGGTCAGCCAGGTCCTGCTGACTGCCGATGACCTCATGCGGCGCACGCAGCACACCAACGCCTTCCGTGCCTTGGACCGGCTGCTCAATCTCGGTGTGGTGCCGGTGGTCAATGAGAACGACACCGTGGCAACGCACGAGATCCGCTTCGGCGACAACGACCGGCTCGCTGCCTTGGTGGCACACTTGGTCCGCGCCGATGCGCTCGTGCTGCTCTCCGACGTCGACGCCCTCTATGACGGCCCGCCGTCCCAGGGTGCCAAGCGCATACCGTTGGTCCGCGGTCCGCAGGACCTTGAGGACGTGACCATCGGCAAGGCAGGCAAGGCCGGCGTCGGAACCGGTGGCATGATGACCAAGGTGGAAGCGGCATCCATCGCCGCCGGCTCGGGTATTCACGCCTTGGTCACGTCAACTGCCAACGCTGCCGCTGCCCTGGCGGGGGAGGACGTGGGCACCTGGTTCGCCGTGAACGGCAACCGCAAGCCTGTCCGTCTGTTGTGGCTGGCTCACCTGGCAACGGTTCACGGACGGTTGATGCTCGACGACGGCGCGGTGAAAGCCGTGCGCGACCGGCACAGGTCACTCCTTCCTGCAGGTATTTCGGATGTCAGCGGTGACTTCGAAGCCGGCGATCCCGTTGAGATGATTGCCCACGACGGAACCGTTGTGGCGCGTGGGTTGGTGAACTACTCTTCTGACGAACTCCCGCGCATGCTGGGCCGCACTACCCAGGAGCTCGGCCAGGCACTGGGCAGGGGCTATGACCGCGAAGTTGTTCATGTTGACGATCTGGTACTCCTGCGGTCGTCCCGCTCATCTAAACTTGGAGCATGA
- a CDS encoding glutamate-5-semialdehyde dehydrogenase, protein MTEALTPDAPVISDVSGAPGQAPENPAAGGVPLSAEDVEAAVHAIADRSRKAARRMGQANRAWKDRALRAIGTALVENRKHILEANSKDVAVGRANGTSAALLDRLTLTPARIDGLVAALENLAGLPDPVGNVVRGQTLPNGLRLRQVNVPMGVVAAIYEARPNVTVDIAGLALKSGNAVILRGGSAAANTNEALVQILREALDSVGLPADAVQTVDQYGREGANVLMRARGRVDVLIPRGGRDLIQTVVTSSSVPVIETGEGNVHIFIDESAGEEMAVEILLNAKTQRPSVCNTVETLLVHSGSTVLPAVAAALRAAGVTLHVDERIAAALGNDVDTVPADDEDWATEYMDLDLAVAMVDTLDDAVKHIRTWTTGHTEAILTNNLANAEKFIAEIDSAAVIVNASTRFTDGGELGLGAEVGISTQKLHARGPMGLTELTTTKWIVQGEGQVRS, encoded by the coding sequence ATGACTGAAGCGCTGACTCCTGACGCCCCTGTGATCTCCGACGTGTCCGGTGCCCCCGGCCAGGCGCCGGAGAACCCTGCGGCAGGCGGCGTTCCACTGTCCGCTGAGGATGTCGAAGCCGCGGTTCATGCCATTGCCGACCGTTCCCGCAAAGCTGCCCGCCGCATGGGACAGGCAAACCGTGCATGGAAGGACCGTGCACTGCGCGCCATCGGAACAGCCTTGGTCGAGAACCGGAAGCACATACTTGAGGCCAACTCCAAGGACGTGGCCGTAGGACGCGCCAATGGCACCTCTGCGGCGCTTCTTGACCGCCTCACACTGACTCCCGCCCGCATCGACGGCCTTGTTGCAGCGTTGGAGAACCTGGCGGGCCTGCCTGACCCCGTGGGAAACGTCGTCCGGGGGCAAACCCTCCCCAATGGTCTTCGCCTGCGCCAGGTCAATGTGCCCATGGGTGTAGTGGCGGCAATCTATGAAGCCCGCCCGAACGTCACGGTGGACATCGCCGGCTTGGCCCTGAAGAGTGGCAATGCCGTGATCCTCCGCGGTGGGTCTGCCGCAGCCAACACCAACGAGGCATTGGTGCAGATCCTTCGCGAAGCGCTCGATTCCGTCGGCCTGCCTGCCGACGCTGTTCAGACAGTGGATCAGTACGGCCGCGAAGGCGCAAACGTCCTGATGCGCGCCCGGGGACGCGTGGATGTCCTCATTCCCCGTGGCGGACGCGACCTCATCCAGACTGTGGTGACCAGCTCGTCTGTCCCTGTCATCGAGACTGGCGAAGGAAACGTCCATATCTTCATTGACGAGTCCGCGGGCGAAGAGATGGCAGTGGAGATTCTCCTCAACGCCAAGACCCAGCGTCCGAGCGTCTGCAACACAGTCGAGACGCTTTTGGTTCATTCCGGCTCCACAGTGCTGCCGGCCGTTGCCGCCGCCTTGCGGGCGGCCGGGGTCACCCTCCACGTGGATGAAAGGATCGCTGCCGCCTTGGGCAATGACGTGGACACCGTTCCGGCAGATGATGAGGACTGGGCCACCGAATACATGGACCTTGACCTTGCGGTGGCCATGGTGGACACCCTGGATGATGCCGTTAAGCACATCCGGACGTGGACCACCGGGCACACGGAGGCGATCCTTACGAACAACTTGGCCAACGCCGAGAAGTTCATTGCCGAGATTGATTCCGCCGCGGTGATCGTCAACGCGTCCACACGGTTTACCGACGGCGGTGAACTGGGCCTCGGCGCCGAAGTGGGTATTTCGACGCAGAAGCTGCACGCACGAGGTCCCATGGGGCTGACGGAGCTGACCACCACCAAGTGGATCGTCCAGGGTGAAGGCCAAGTCCGCAGCTAG
- a CDS encoding ROK family protein, which yields MGDFNLTVILEAIRRSSLGLSRVELAQIVGLSPQTISNISRRLLDQQLIVEAGKEGSGPGKPRTILRLNPAGMYAVGVHLDPAVITFVVLDLLGDVVRHSRMATPGGDPAGVITSIAAQIKVLIEESGVDASKIAGLGVAVPGPIDLDEGSVVEPPLLTRWNRVRIREALSEATGLETLVDKDVTSAAVAETWAGGASGAGSFVFMYMGTGIGCGIVLNDEVVRGTSGNAGEIGHIVVDPGGPLCDCGLHGCVKSSCIPQVVVAEAEAAGVLDGHRGGADGPEVQERFAELCDKADAGDRKAIAILDRSATLVARAVSVVTNTLDVERVVFGGPFWARMSPYFLERVPELLDRNNAARMIHDLEVVGTGVGEDVGAIGAACLVLEHMLAPRAQRLLLEG from the coding sequence ATGGGGGACTTCAATCTGACCGTCATTCTGGAGGCGATCCGTCGCTCGTCGCTCGGGCTGAGCCGCGTCGAACTGGCACAGATCGTTGGACTTTCCCCACAGACGATTTCCAATATTTCCCGCCGGCTCCTGGACCAGCAGCTGATCGTCGAGGCCGGTAAAGAAGGCTCCGGCCCAGGCAAACCGAGAACCATCCTGCGCCTCAATCCCGCAGGTATGTATGCGGTAGGCGTCCATCTGGACCCTGCTGTCATTACTTTCGTGGTCCTTGACCTTCTAGGCGACGTCGTCCGGCATTCTCGGATGGCAACTCCAGGGGGAGACCCGGCCGGAGTGATCACCAGCATCGCTGCGCAAATCAAGGTCCTCATCGAAGAGTCGGGCGTGGATGCGTCCAAGATCGCCGGGCTCGGCGTTGCTGTTCCCGGCCCGATTGACCTTGACGAGGGCTCCGTGGTGGAACCGCCACTGCTGACGCGGTGGAACCGGGTGCGTATCCGCGAGGCATTGAGCGAGGCCACCGGGCTGGAAACCCTTGTGGACAAGGATGTAACCAGCGCAGCGGTGGCCGAGACATGGGCAGGCGGCGCCAGCGGTGCCGGCAGCTTTGTCTTCATGTATATGGGTACAGGCATCGGCTGCGGCATTGTGCTCAATGACGAAGTGGTGCGGGGAACGTCCGGGAACGCGGGCGAAATCGGCCACATCGTGGTTGACCCCGGCGGTCCACTGTGTGATTGCGGACTGCACGGATGCGTTAAGTCCTCCTGCATCCCACAGGTAGTGGTGGCAGAGGCCGAAGCCGCCGGTGTCCTTGACGGTCACCGGGGAGGGGCAGACGGTCCCGAAGTCCAGGAACGTTTTGCGGAGTTGTGCGATAAAGCTGATGCCGGCGACCGGAAGGCTATTGCCATCCTGGATAGGTCGGCAACGCTCGTCGCTCGCGCAGTCTCCGTGGTGACCAACACTTTGGATGTGGAGCGGGTTGTCTTCGGCGGTCCGTTCTGGGCGCGGATGTCACCGTACTTCCTGGAACGTGTTCCGGAACTCCTGGACAGGAACAACGCCGCCCGTATGATCCACGACCTCGAAGTAGTAGGGACCGGAGTAGGCGAAGACGTCGGCGCCATCGGAGCGGCATGCCTCGTCCTGGAGCACATGCTGGCTCCGCGGGCACAGCGGCTCCTGCTGGAGGGCTAA
- the rpmA gene encoding 50S ribosomal protein L27 encodes MAHKKGASSTRNGRDSNAQYLGVKRFGGQVVSAGEIIVRQRGTHFHPGAGVGRGGDDTLFALQAGAVEFGTRRGRRVVNIVAAAAAE; translated from the coding sequence ATGGCACACAAAAAAGGCGCGAGTTCCACTCGCAACGGTCGTGACTCCAACGCTCAGTACCTGGGCGTAAAGCGCTTCGGTGGTCAGGTAGTTTCCGCAGGCGAAATCATCGTTCGCCAGCGTGGAACCCACTTCCACCCGGGTGCAGGCGTCGGTCGCGGTGGCGACGACACCCTGTTCGCCCTGCAGGCCGGTGCGGTTGAGTTTGGTACTCGCCGCGGACGTCGCGTAGTGAACATCGTTGCTGCTGCAGCTGCAGAGTAA
- a CDS encoding extracellular solute-binding protein — MGRPMKLAGLTSAAVKPAAAKFAAMVSVAAVLVAATSCSPTPEAAENKTLKIVYQKTDASTALDAVMQEAKKEVEAANSGVTVELQPIQANDDDYGTKLALAQRSADTAPDVFYEDTFKVRSDVDAGYLLKLDSYLANWDDWSHFNDAAKAAGRADDGSIYAVPLGTDTRAIWYNKAVLQKAGIPVPWQPRTWEDILTTARAVKASDPNVIAFNMYAGKGTGEGTVMQGFYELLYGTDSTLYDESAKKWVVGSQGFTDSLAFLKTLYDEKLAVSPAEALDANVWKKVFGEWFPQGKLAATVEGSYTPSFWQKGGAYEWAGYEQDMGVAMFPTRNGQDPGGVSMSGGWTLAVGVKSKNPDLAFQFLSTALNKKNALSYDINNSQIAVRTDVASEAEYLAANPFVKDVSDLVAVTHFRPATADYPRISTAVQVATESVITGKQSPEDAAAEYDATVRKIVGEDRVLEK; from the coding sequence ATGGGCCGCCCAATGAAGCTAGCCGGTCTGACGTCTGCCGCAGTGAAGCCGGCCGCAGCGAAGTTTGCTGCCATGGTTTCCGTCGCTGCCGTCCTGGTGGCAGCGACTTCCTGTTCGCCCACTCCTGAGGCCGCGGAGAATAAGACGCTCAAGATCGTCTATCAGAAAACGGATGCGTCCACGGCCCTTGATGCCGTCATGCAGGAGGCCAAGAAAGAAGTCGAAGCCGCCAACTCCGGGGTAACCGTGGAGCTTCAGCCCATTCAGGCCAATGATGATGACTACGGGACCAAACTCGCGTTGGCGCAGCGTTCAGCGGACACAGCGCCGGATGTTTTCTACGAGGACACGTTCAAGGTGCGCTCGGATGTCGACGCCGGCTACCTCCTGAAACTGGACAGTTACCTTGCGAACTGGGATGACTGGTCCCACTTCAATGACGCAGCCAAGGCCGCCGGCCGGGCAGATGACGGCAGTATCTATGCGGTGCCGTTGGGCACCGATACCCGGGCCATCTGGTACAACAAGGCTGTCCTTCAGAAGGCCGGCATTCCCGTTCCGTGGCAGCCCAGGACCTGGGAGGACATCCTGACAACGGCCCGTGCCGTGAAAGCATCGGATCCCAACGTGATCGCATTCAACATGTACGCGGGAAAGGGTACCGGCGAAGGCACCGTCATGCAGGGGTTCTACGAGCTCCTCTATGGGACAGACAGCACTTTGTATGACGAGTCAGCCAAGAAATGGGTGGTCGGCTCCCAAGGTTTCACGGATTCGCTGGCCTTCCTTAAGACCCTTTACGACGAGAAGCTCGCTGTCAGTCCTGCCGAGGCGCTGGACGCGAACGTATGGAAGAAAGTCTTTGGCGAGTGGTTCCCCCAAGGCAAGCTGGCGGCCACAGTGGAAGGTTCCTACACGCCGTCGTTCTGGCAGAAAGGCGGCGCGTACGAATGGGCCGGCTATGAGCAGGACATGGGGGTCGCGATGTTCCCGACCCGGAATGGCCAGGATCCCGGTGGCGTCAGCATGTCAGGCGGCTGGACGCTGGCAGTGGGGGTCAAAAGCAAGAATCCGGACCTTGCCTTCCAGTTCCTCAGCACAGCACTGAACAAGAAGAACGCGTTGTCTTATGACATTAATAACTCGCAGATCGCCGTCCGTACGGATGTAGCCTCCGAAGCTGAATACCTGGCAGCCAACCCGTTCGTGAAGGATGTTTCGGACTTGGTGGCAGTGACGCATTTCAGGCCCGCCACCGCTGACTACCCGAGGATTTCCACTGCTGTCCAGGTGGCCACTGAATCAGTGATCACCGGCAAGCAAAGTCCTGAAGATGCTGCTGCGGAATACGACGCCACCGTCCGGAAGATTGTGGGGGAGGACAGGGTCCTGGAGAAATGA
- the obgE gene encoding GTPase ObgE: MASFVDRVVLHVSGGTGGHGCVSVKREKFKPLGGPDGGNGGNGGDVILRVSAQTTTLLDYHHAPHRHATNGGPGMGDWRGGKNGETLILPVPDGTVVKTKDGEVLADLVGEGTEFIAAAGGQGGLGNASLSSQKRRAPGFALLGIEGESSDIVLELKSIADIALVGFPSAGKSSLIAAMSAARPKIADYPFTTLIPNLGVVQAGEVRFTIADVPGLIEGASEGKGLGHNFLRHVERCAALVHVLDCGTLESDRDPLSDLAIIEAELEKYAVDMSYAGVDGEVVPLNERPKLVVLNKVDLPDGKDMAEFVRPDLEARGYRVFEVSATSHEGLRQLGFAMAEIVKAARDAVAIAPPKVAAPVLRPRAVNESGFKIRREEKNLEPLFRVLGEKPVRWVKQTDFTNEEAIGYLADRLAKLGVETELFKVGAKPGDTVVIGEDDGVVFDWEPTMMAGAELLATPRGTDIRVADIGDRPTRSQKRDEQIERREAKAAARAELEAERKAGIWTESVSGRRAQTVRESTLDSGDDD; the protein is encoded by the coding sequence GTGGCGAGCTTTGTAGACCGGGTAGTCCTGCACGTATCCGGCGGAACCGGCGGCCACGGCTGTGTCTCCGTAAAGCGGGAAAAGTTCAAGCCGCTTGGCGGCCCCGATGGGGGTAACGGCGGTAACGGTGGCGATGTCATCCTGCGGGTATCTGCCCAGACCACAACGCTGCTGGACTACCACCACGCTCCCCACCGCCACGCCACCAACGGTGGCCCGGGCATGGGCGACTGGCGTGGTGGCAAGAACGGCGAGACACTGATTCTTCCGGTCCCTGACGGCACAGTAGTGAAGACCAAGGACGGCGAAGTCCTGGCCGACCTCGTTGGCGAGGGTACCGAATTCATCGCAGCCGCCGGTGGCCAGGGCGGCTTGGGCAATGCTTCCCTTTCATCGCAAAAGCGCCGCGCCCCGGGCTTTGCCCTGCTGGGCATCGAAGGTGAATCCAGCGACATTGTCCTGGAACTTAAGTCCATCGCAGATATTGCGTTGGTTGGTTTCCCCTCTGCCGGTAAATCCAGCCTCATCGCTGCCATGTCTGCCGCCCGGCCGAAGATCGCCGATTACCCTTTCACCACCCTCATCCCCAACCTTGGTGTGGTTCAGGCCGGCGAAGTCCGCTTCACTATTGCCGACGTCCCGGGCCTGATCGAGGGCGCCAGTGAAGGCAAGGGCCTTGGCCACAACTTCCTCCGCCACGTTGAGCGCTGCGCCGCGCTGGTGCATGTCCTGGACTGCGGAACGCTCGAATCTGACCGCGACCCCCTGTCCGACCTCGCCATCATTGAGGCCGAACTGGAGAAATACGCGGTTGACATGAGCTACGCCGGTGTTGACGGTGAGGTTGTTCCGCTGAACGAACGTCCCAAGCTCGTTGTCCTTAACAAGGTGGATCTCCCCGATGGCAAGGACATGGCCGAATTCGTTCGTCCGGACCTGGAAGCACGCGGATACCGGGTCTTCGAAGTGTCAGCCACCAGCCATGAGGGCCTGCGTCAGCTGGGCTTTGCCATGGCGGAGATCGTCAAGGCAGCGCGCGACGCAGTAGCGATTGCTCCTCCGAAGGTTGCCGCGCCCGTCCTGCGTCCGAGGGCAGTCAACGAGTCCGGTTTCAAGATCCGCCGCGAGGAAAAGAACCTTGAGCCGCTGTTCCGCGTTCTGGGCGAAAAGCCTGTCCGATGGGTCAAGCAGACGGACTTCACCAACGAGGAAGCCATTGGCTACCTCGCCGACCGCCTGGCCAAGCTGGGTGTCGAAACCGAGCTCTTCAAGGTTGGCGCCAAGCCCGGAGATACCGTTGTCATCGGCGAAGACGACGGCGTGGTCTTCGACTGGGAGCCCACCATGATGGCTGGTGCTGAACTTCTGGCGACACCGCGAGGCACCGACATCCGTGTTGCGGACATCGGTGACCGTCCGACGCGTTCGCAAAAGCGTGACGAACAGATCGAGCGCCGCGAAGCCAAGGCAGCCGCGCGCGCCGAGCTCGAAGCCGAACGCAAGGCGGGCATCTGGACTGAATCCGTCAGCGGCCGCCGTGCGCAGACCGTGAGGGAAAGCACCCTGGACTCCGGTGATGACGACTAG
- a CDS encoding class I SAM-dependent methyltransferase, with product MKARPLTVTALELEALFSSLSRLPDVEADNLQAYDATDRLLLETAAGFVDPGASVVVVGDRYGALTLGALSGLGVGQVRVHQDLFTGRLALARNAKAAGLEGRFTQHEIGQELLGSAALVLVQLPKSLAELEEIADAVARFAAPDAVMLAGGRVKHMTMGMNTVLDRYFSSVQPQLARQKSRVLIARDPKTVHGTPPFPVVEPVPELGIAVSAHGAVFSGTRLDIGTRFLLTFLDRMPAAHRVVDLGCGTGILATMYARRHDGATVIATDQSIAAVASARGTAEANGLGGRVAVVHDDAMSTLEPGSADLILLNPPFHLGATVHAGAALKMFKAAARVLAPGGELWTVYNSHLQYRAVLERLIGSTSEEGRNPKFTVTRSIKS from the coding sequence ATGAAAGCGAGACCATTAACCGTGACGGCATTGGAGCTTGAGGCCCTGTTCAGCTCATTGTCCAGGCTTCCCGACGTCGAAGCAGACAACCTGCAGGCATACGACGCTACTGATCGCCTTCTGCTGGAAACAGCCGCGGGTTTTGTTGACCCGGGCGCTTCGGTGGTTGTCGTCGGAGACCGGTACGGCGCCTTGACGCTGGGCGCGTTGTCCGGGCTTGGCGTCGGGCAGGTGCGCGTCCACCAGGACCTCTTCACTGGTCGCCTCGCATTGGCGCGCAACGCCAAGGCAGCTGGTCTTGAGGGCCGCTTCACCCAGCATGAAATCGGCCAGGAGTTGTTGGGCAGCGCGGCCCTGGTACTTGTTCAGTTGCCAAAGTCGCTGGCTGAACTGGAGGAAATTGCCGACGCCGTTGCCCGGTTCGCGGCGCCGGATGCGGTGATGCTGGCGGGCGGCCGCGTCAAGCACATGACGATGGGCATGAACACGGTCCTGGACAGGTATTTCTCCTCGGTCCAACCCCAGCTTGCCCGGCAGAAGTCCAGGGTTCTCATAGCCAGGGACCCCAAAACTGTTCACGGCACGCCGCCGTTCCCGGTGGTCGAACCCGTGCCGGAACTGGGGATTGCGGTAAGTGCCCATGGCGCTGTCTTCTCCGGTACGCGCCTCGATATCGGTACGCGTTTCCTGCTGACATTCCTGGACCGCATGCCCGCCGCCCACCGCGTAGTCGACCTTGGATGTGGTACTGGGATTCTGGCCACGATGTATGCGCGACGCCATGATGGGGCAACAGTGATTGCGACAGACCAGTCCATAGCTGCTGTAGCCTCTGCCCGTGGTACTGCGGAGGCAAATGGCTTGGGAGGGCGGGTTGCGGTGGTTCACGACGACGCCATGTCAACACTGGAACCAGGCAGCGCAGACCTCATCCTCCTGAACCCGCCCTTCCACTTGGGCGCCACTGTCCACGCCGGCGCGGCACTGAAGATGTTTAAGGCCGCCGCGCGGGTCCTTGCTCCGGGAGGGGAGCTCTGGACTGTGTACAACAGTCACCTGCAGTATCGGGCTGTGCTTGAACGGCTCATCGGGTCAACGTCGGAAGAAGGCCGCAACCCGAAGTTCACGGTGACACGCAGCATCAAATCCTGA
- a CDS encoding ScbR family autoregulator-binding transcription factor translates to MQQRAKETRLAVIEGAARVFAEIGYGNASLADITKRAAVTKGALYFHFTSKRELALAVIEEQHAIVLAAGSQIAASDIPALEKIVRLCRMFGQQLLDEPIVQGGIRLTFEASAFQADVSGPYQDWINTAEQLLIQAQTDGAVRPDLDPAAFARFLIASFTGVQMVSEVLSSREDVMLRIEQMWAFMLPALISRPVS, encoded by the coding sequence ATGCAGCAACGTGCGAAAGAAACCCGGCTTGCCGTCATTGAAGGTGCTGCGCGGGTCTTCGCGGAGATTGGGTATGGGAACGCCAGTTTGGCCGACATTACCAAGCGCGCCGCCGTGACGAAGGGCGCCCTGTACTTCCACTTCACGTCCAAGCGCGAACTCGCCTTGGCCGTGATCGAAGAACAGCACGCAATAGTATTGGCGGCCGGGTCACAGATAGCCGCATCGGACATTCCCGCCCTGGAGAAAATCGTCCGGCTTTGCAGAATGTTCGGCCAGCAACTGCTGGACGAACCGATCGTCCAAGGCGGGATCCGCCTCACCTTTGAAGCATCCGCATTTCAAGCTGACGTATCCGGTCCATACCAAGACTGGATCAATACTGCGGAGCAACTGCTGATCCAAGCCCAAACGGATGGCGCCGTGAGGCCTGACCTCGATCCGGCAGCGTTCGCCCGCTTTCTGATTGCATCCTTCACCGGCGTCCAGATGGTTTCCGAGGTCTTGAGTTCACGTGAAGACGTCATGCTACGGATCGAACAAATGTGGGCATTCATGCTGCCGGCCCTGATATCCCGCCCGGTCAGCTAA
- the rsfS gene encoding ribosome silencing factor, giving the protein MSAHEQSITLARHAARAAADKLAEDIVALDVSERLALTDIFLIASAPTERQVNAIVDGIEEELLKQDLRPVRREGRSEGRWVLLDYADIVIHVQHAEDRVFYALERLWKDCPVVDLELGDDASAKAVSAEDSEH; this is encoded by the coding sequence GTGTCTGCACATGAACAATCCATCACCCTCGCCCGTCACGCCGCGCGTGCAGCGGCGGACAAACTCGCCGAGGATATCGTTGCCCTGGATGTCAGCGAGCGTTTGGCCCTTACTGACATCTTCCTGATTGCTTCGGCTCCCACCGAGCGCCAGGTCAACGCAATCGTCGATGGCATCGAGGAAGAACTGCTGAAGCAGGACCTCCGCCCCGTTCGCCGTGAGGGACGCTCTGAAGGCCGCTGGGTCCTGCTGGACTACGCCGACATCGTGATCCACGTCCAGCACGCCGAGGATCGGGTGTTCTACGCCCTGGAGCGACTGTGGAAGGACTGCCCGGTGGTGGACCTCGAGTTGGGGGATGACGCTTCTGCCAAGGCTGTTTCAGCAGAGGATTCCGAGCACTAG
- a CDS encoding carbohydrate ABC transporter permease — protein sequence MTIRRFLRFLPVVPSILLLLLFLLAPVAWSFYASFTDAALSGKAARDPQWVGADNYVRMFSENSFPLAAWLTVVFVVASAVIGQNVLGLLIALLMTRSRNAVSALVGTAVVAAWVLPEIVAAFAAYAYFNRDGTLNQVVGLLGGQGLDWLYSFPLVAIILANTWRGTAFSMLVYRAALAEVPRDIAEAALMDGARGWQRLAFITLPLIRSSIATNLMLITLQTLAVFTLIWVMTAGGPAGASTTLPVLAYQEAFKFGDIGYGTAVASVLILLGMVFGAVYVRLLREQRP from the coding sequence ATGACCATCCGCCGCTTCCTGCGGTTCCTGCCGGTAGTCCCCTCCATTCTGCTGCTCCTGCTCTTCCTGCTGGCCCCGGTGGCCTGGTCCTTTTACGCGTCCTTCACCGACGCAGCCCTATCCGGCAAGGCTGCCAGGGATCCGCAATGGGTGGGCGCGGACAACTATGTGCGGATGTTCAGCGAAAACTCCTTCCCGCTGGCTGCCTGGCTGACGGTGGTGTTCGTGGTGGCCTCGGCGGTGATTGGCCAGAACGTCCTCGGCTTGCTGATCGCGCTTCTGATGACGCGGTCCCGGAACGCGGTCTCGGCCTTGGTGGGCACGGCCGTGGTTGCCGCTTGGGTACTTCCGGAAATCGTGGCAGCGTTCGCCGCCTACGCCTATTTCAACCGAGATGGCACACTGAACCAGGTGGTGGGCCTCCTCGGAGGCCAGGGCCTGGACTGGCTGTATTCGTTCCCCCTCGTGGCCATCATCCTTGCCAATACCTGGCGGGGGACCGCTTTCTCCATGTTGGTGTACAGGGCTGCACTGGCGGAAGTCCCCCGGGACATCGCGGAAGCCGCACTCATGGACGGAGCCCGGGGCTGGCAGAGGCTCGCGTTCATTACCTTGCCGTTGATCCGCAGCAGCATCGCTACGAACCTGATGCTGATCACGCTCCAGACGCTGGCCGTATTCACCCTGATCTGGGTGATGACGGCAGGCGGACCGGCGGGCGCCAGCACTACGCTGCCTGTGTTGGCGTACCAGGAGGCATTCAAGTTCGGCGACATCGGCTACGGTACGGCGGTGGCCTCCGTGCTGATCCTGTTGGGCATGGTTTTCGGCGCTGTCTATGTACGGCTCCTGCGGGAGCAGCGCCCATGA
- the nadD gene encoding nicotinate-nucleotide adenylyltransferase — translation MAATPRGESGRRLRLGVMGGTFDPIHHGHLVAASEVAAKFGLDEVVFVPTGQPWQKSHKLVSEPEHRYLMTVIATASNPRFTVSRVDVDRPGPTFTIDTLRDLRAQRPDADLFFITGADALAQILSWKDVDELWSLAHFVGVTRPGHELNDLGRTDDVSLLEVPAMAISSTDCRTRVGAGNPVWYLVPDGVVQYIAKYGLYAAHPVAGELTPALSGSDDQARTE, via the coding sequence ATCGCCGCAACACCGCGTGGGGAGTCGGGGCGCAGGCTTCGGCTGGGCGTGATGGGTGGAACCTTTGATCCAATCCATCATGGCCACCTTGTGGCTGCAAGCGAAGTCGCAGCCAAGTTCGGCCTCGATGAAGTGGTATTCGTGCCCACGGGCCAACCTTGGCAGAAGTCGCACAAGCTGGTCAGCGAGCCGGAGCACCGGTACCTGATGACGGTGATTGCCACGGCTTCGAATCCAAGGTTCACCGTCAGCCGGGTGGACGTTGACCGGCCAGGGCCCACCTTTACCATCGACACGCTCCGCGATCTCCGGGCGCAGCGGCCCGACGCAGACCTCTTCTTCATCACCGGCGCGGACGCCTTGGCGCAGATCCTGTCCTGGAAGGACGTGGACGAGCTATGGTCCTTGGCGCATTTCGTCGGCGTGACCCGCCCTGGACATGAACTCAATGATCTTGGACGGACCGATGACGTCAGTTTGCTGGAGGTCCCTGCCATGGCGATTTCCTCCACGGATTGCCGGACCCGCGTAGGTGCAGGGAACCCCGTCTGGTACCTGGTGCCTGATGGAGTGGTGCAATACATCGCGAAATATGGACTGTACGCGGCGCATCCTGTGGCAGGAGAGCTGACGCCCGCACTGTCCGGATCAGACGACCAAGCACGTACTGAATGA